The Antarcticibacterium sp. 1MA-6-2 genome has a window encoding:
- a CDS encoding T9SS type A sorting domain-containing protein, which produces MFCCTFQKHNLGGKAVLAVYGLSGNKVQEEKVTVFEGTSDFQINLTRAIPGIYIVKIQGANFESDPVKIIKY; this is translated from the coding sequence ATATTCTGTTGTACGTTTCAAAAGCACAACTTAGGTGGTAAGGCAGTACTTGCTGTTTATGGATTAAGTGGAAATAAAGTCCAGGAAGAAAAAGTAACTGTATTTGAAGGAACTTCAGATTTTCAGATAAACCTTACAAGAGCAATTCCCGGAATTTATATAGTAAAAATCCAGGGAGCCAATTTTGAAAGCGATCCTGTTAAGATCATTAAATACTAA
- a CDS encoding glutamate-5-semialdehyde dehydrogenase, with protein sequence MKLINTNTKNNVLKFMINILDKRRAEIIKANKDDLEAFGETEGAMYDRLIVDNKKVDGMIQSVREVMEQEDPVGQTISHRVLESGLDITNRTAPFGTIMIIYESRPDVTIEAAVLAFKANNKIYLKGGKEANFSNKILVACWHEALKENGLDLNWIELLQLDRTQTQEFLKNPPEKLDLIVPRGGERLIAFVKQHATGAVLVSGRGNNFLYVSKNADVEVAKRVILNAKIDKISGCNALDKVLVDKNLPNYEDQLKELENLMKKNNVEILVDEEAAKVLGEATKIPNEETWYEEFLAMKMVIGSVENLDEAIEKINKYSGGHSAAIITTEKEEAINFMEQVDSAAVYHNASTRFTDGGQMGVGAELAISTDKLHHRGPLGLKQLVTNKYYVLGEGHIRE encoded by the coding sequence ATGAAGTTGATAAACACAAATACAAAAAACAACGTTTTAAAATTCATGATTAATATTTTGGATAAAAGACGTGCCGAAATAATAAAAGCAAATAAAGATGACCTTGAAGCCTTTGGAGAAACTGAAGGTGCGATGTACGACAGGCTAATAGTGGACAACAAAAAAGTTGACGGCATGATCCAGTCTGTAAGGGAAGTAATGGAACAGGAAGACCCTGTTGGCCAGACGATTTCCCACAGGGTACTGGAAAGTGGTTTGGATATTACTAACAGAACCGCACCTTTTGGTACCATTATGATCATTTATGAATCAAGACCCGATGTTACTATTGAGGCAGCCGTTCTCGCCTTTAAAGCCAATAACAAGATCTACCTTAAAGGTGGAAAAGAAGCCAACTTTAGTAACAAAATTCTGGTAGCATGCTGGCACGAAGCTCTTAAAGAAAATGGACTTGATCTTAATTGGATAGAATTGCTCCAGCTTGACCGCACCCAGACACAGGAATTTCTCAAAAATCCGCCGGAAAAGCTGGATCTTATAGTTCCCAGAGGTGGAGAAAGATTGATCGCATTTGTTAAACAACATGCTACAGGAGCTGTTCTTGTAAGTGGACGTGGAAATAACTTTTTGTATGTCTCTAAAAATGCCGATGTGGAGGTAGCAAAGAGAGTAATTTTGAATGCTAAGATAGATAAGATCTCCGGTTGTAATGCATTGGATAAAGTTTTGGTAGACAAAAACCTTCCGAACTATGAAGATCAGCTAAAAGAGCTTGAAAATCTTATGAAGAAAAACAATGTAGAGATTCTGGTAGATGAGGAAGCTGCAAAAGTCTTGGGAGAAGCTACTAAAATTCCAAATGAAGAAACCTGGTATGAGGAATTTCTTGCGATGAAAATGGTAATTGGCAGTGTAGAGAACCTTGACGAAGCCATTGAAAAGATCAACAAATATTCCGGAGGACATTCTGCAGCAATTATAACTACGGAAAAAGAGGAAGCAATTAATTTTATGGAACAGGTAGACAGTGCGGCTGTTTATCACAACGCCTCTACCCGATTCACCGATGGCGGACAAATGGGTGTGGGAGCAGAATTGGCTATAAGTACAGATAAACTTCACCACCGCGGGCCACTTGGTTTAAAACAACTGGTTACTAATAAGTATTATGTTCTTGGTGAAGGACATATAAGAGAGTAA
- a CDS encoding BamA/TamA family outer membrane protein yields the protein MDIQYVNPFNVSDLYREQIALNPNLERIIEEQLIFGPTYTFTFTNTMETAKKNTFYYQGHVDLAGNVTGLITGADVDAGKQKEVFGVPFSQYVKLENDFRHYLNLGRGLDLASRIIVGTGLPYGNSREMPFIKQFFVGGTNSVRAFRARSVGPGAYHEEVPPSSFLPDQSGDIKLELNTELRAHIYSVVEGAVFVDAGNVWLMNEDPNKPGAEFSKDFLKELAVGTGVGLRFDFNFLILRTDLAFPIRLPYLPEGNRWVFDQVDFGNRDWRRENLVFNLAIGYPF from the coding sequence ATGGACATTCAGTATGTGAATCCGTTCAACGTTTCTGATCTTTACCGGGAACAAATCGCTTTAAATCCCAATCTTGAGAGAATAATTGAAGAGCAATTAATATTTGGCCCTACCTATACCTTCACGTTTACCAACACTATGGAAACGGCGAAGAAGAATACTTTTTATTATCAGGGACATGTAGACCTTGCAGGTAATGTTACAGGCCTTATAACCGGGGCAGATGTTGATGCCGGGAAACAAAAAGAAGTATTTGGGGTACCATTTAGCCAATATGTAAAACTGGAAAATGATTTCAGGCATTATTTAAACCTGGGTCGAGGTCTGGATCTTGCAAGCAGGATTATTGTTGGAACAGGTTTACCTTATGGAAATTCCCGCGAGATGCCTTTTATTAAGCAATTTTTTGTGGGAGGAACTAACAGTGTCCGGGCCTTCAGAGCACGATCTGTAGGACCGGGAGCTTACCATGAAGAAGTACCACCCTCATCTTTCTTACCAGACCAATCCGGAGATATAAAACTGGAATTAAATACTGAATTACGTGCACATATTTACAGTGTCGTAGAAGGTGCTGTTTTCGTAGATGCAGGAAATGTGTGGTTAATGAATGAAGATCCCAATAAACCCGGAGCAGAATTTTCAAAAGATTTTTTAAAGGAGTTAGCTGTTGGAACGGGAGTAGGTTTACGGTTTGACTTTAATTTCCTCATTTTAAGAACAGATCTCGCCTTCCCTATTCGCCTGCCCTATTTACCTGAAGGAAATCGCTGGGTATTTGATCAGGTAGATTTTGGAAACAGGGATTGGAGAAGAGAAAATCTGGTGTTTAATTTAGCTATTGGCTATCCATTTTAG